One part of the Nostoc sp. PCC 7120 = FACHB-418 genome encodes these proteins:
- a CDS encoding phytanoyl-CoA dioxygenase family protein produces MSQAFLASENEQIKDYYEENGYVVVKNAVSLEKITDFINKYENFKISKNYYFRSQDTNRAEKLAINEKGFIERSILNPLELVYQKDFCRSSSNIICADSVSQILRTLTGKQKHTIWQTMFFDKSTGTVAHQDHYYLDSDPPGNLIACWYALEDIQEDAGAFFVVPKSHKGSVIPRKTDVPLFSDHEEYAKNIQKLINEQSYPIQPMLLEKGSVLFWHPYLIHGAFQNTNPKYSRKSFTAHFLPEGYSRLGISRVKPTVISTNPNILSWKKNLLHHAEASIRHWRYWLQVNLRPKSQRPYLEMRSSEYLDIK; encoded by the coding sequence ATGTCACAGGCTTTCTTAGCGAGCGAAAATGAACAGATTAAAGATTATTATGAAGAGAATGGTTATGTAGTTGTAAAAAATGCTGTATCCCTTGAAAAAATAACAGATTTTATCAACAAGTATGAGAATTTTAAGATATCAAAAAACTATTACTTTCGATCTCAAGATACTAACAGGGCAGAAAAACTTGCCATCAACGAAAAGGGATTCATAGAGCGTTCTATTCTCAATCCATTAGAGTTAGTATACCAAAAAGATTTTTGTCGTTCATCGTCAAATATTATTTGTGCAGATTCTGTTTCTCAGATATTAAGAACACTCACAGGTAAACAGAAACACACCATCTGGCAAACAATGTTTTTTGACAAATCAACTGGCACTGTAGCCCACCAAGATCATTACTATTTAGATAGTGATCCCCCTGGTAACTTAATTGCGTGTTGGTATGCCCTTGAAGATATTCAAGAGGATGCAGGCGCTTTTTTTGTAGTTCCCAAGAGTCATAAGGGTTCTGTAATACCCAGAAAAACAGATGTTCCCTTGTTTAGTGATCATGAAGAATACGCCAAAAACATTCAAAAATTAATCAATGAGCAAAGTTATCCAATACAGCCAATGCTGCTGGAAAAAGGTTCAGTCCTCTTTTGGCATCCTTATCTCATTCATGGTGCTTTTCAAAATACTAACCCAAAGTATTCTCGAAAATCTTTTACTGCACACTTTCTACCAGAAGGATATAGTCGATTAGGCATTTCCAGGGTGAAACCTACTGTAATTTCTACTAATCCGAATATCCTTTCTTGGAAGAAGAACTTGCTGCATCATGCAGAAGCCAGTATTAGACATTGGCGTTATTGGCTACAGGTTAACTTAAGACCAAAGTCTCAACGTCCCTATCTAGAAATGCGTTCATCAGAATACTTAGATATCAAATAG
- a CDS encoding GumC family protein: protein MTMDSLQGFEEVDIHKYVEVLQRRWLAVVGIFGLSLTLGCVYAFSQKPSYKAEGSVMIKTNRTSSLTGLPQDIGRLEPLNVNDNPLETQVRIIGSNPVLQQTIKALNLKDQNGKPLSIRIFAKQLKIEGIKGTDVVQLSYKSNDPALAAKVVNKVIDNYIALNIKANQDEALTAKQVLIAEIPKAETSVKKAESELRIFKEINKIIALEQEATVAVDTVSKLSNRISEAQAQLNDVKGRLEQLRTQAQVDSQQGVIASELSQAPGVQKVLAELQEAESKLAVERTRFEAEHPAITSLEEKIVVLKNLLKDRTGQVAGTAQVTQGSLQVGQLKQSLIADITRAESQRVGLERQISTLLQQREAYIKRANYLPKLEQNQRELERKLQAAQGTYETLLKKRQEIDIAQNQKIPNARVISYALIPDFPEGPRKILFIIGGGVAGIFLGIIAAFSIDLIDRSVKTVKEAKEVLRYTVLGVIPTLGRNGKDDTPIPGLDRAVPKIIGRDIPYFPLGDAYQILQVNLKFLCSDKPLKSIVVTSSVPKEGKSEVSANLAVTMAQAGRRVLLVDADMRHPIQHHIWDLSNAIGLTNVLIGQVTLDEAVQEVMPNLEVLPCGILPPNPVAMLDSQRMATLMSNFARDYDFIIFDTPPLTGIADAAVLSTLTDGILLVVRPGVVDFNSANAAKEFLTQSGQKVLGIVINGVNIKNEPNGYIYSSKYRQLEPDSLSSSLSKLSRKS from the coding sequence ATGACAATGGACTCTTTACAAGGTTTTGAAGAAGTAGATATTCACAAATACGTAGAAGTTCTTCAACGACGTTGGTTAGCTGTAGTAGGAATTTTTGGACTATCGCTGACCCTTGGGTGTGTGTATGCCTTTTCACAAAAGCCTTCATACAAAGCAGAAGGAAGTGTGATGATTAAAACTAATCGTACTTCCTCACTCACTGGTTTACCACAGGACATTGGTCGCTTAGAACCATTGAATGTGAACGACAACCCCTTGGAAACTCAAGTGAGAATTATTGGCTCAAATCCAGTACTTCAGCAAACAATTAAAGCACTTAACCTTAAAGATCAAAATGGCAAACCACTATCAATTAGAATTTTCGCCAAACAACTAAAGATAGAAGGAATCAAAGGCACAGATGTTGTGCAGCTTTCTTATAAGAGTAATGATCCTGCACTGGCTGCCAAAGTTGTCAATAAAGTTATTGACAATTATATCGCCCTAAATATTAAAGCCAATCAAGACGAAGCACTAACAGCTAAACAAGTCCTCATCGCGGAAATACCTAAAGCTGAGACAAGCGTCAAAAAAGCCGAATCAGAACTGCGAATATTTAAAGAAATCAATAAAATCATTGCTCTAGAACAGGAAGCAACCGTAGCAGTTGATACTGTTTCCAAACTGAGCAACCGCATATCTGAAGCACAAGCACAACTCAACGACGTTAAGGGTCGCTTAGAACAGTTACGCACACAAGCTCAGGTTGACTCACAACAAGGTGTTATCGCCTCTGAATTGAGTCAAGCGCCGGGAGTCCAAAAAGTGCTAGCCGAACTCCAAGAAGCAGAAAGTAAATTGGCAGTTGAACGTACTCGCTTTGAAGCTGAACACCCTGCAATTACTAGCTTAGAAGAAAAAATTGTAGTTTTGAAGAACTTGCTCAAAGATCGCACAGGACAAGTAGCAGGTACAGCGCAAGTTACCCAGGGAAGCTTACAGGTTGGGCAATTGAAGCAAAGCCTCATAGCAGATATTACTCGTGCCGAGTCACAACGGGTTGGTTTAGAAAGACAAATCAGTACACTCTTGCAACAACGAGAGGCGTACATTAAACGAGCCAACTATTTACCAAAACTCGAACAGAATCAACGAGAGTTAGAACGGAAGCTACAAGCAGCACAAGGAACCTACGAAACCCTCCTGAAAAAACGCCAAGAAATTGACATTGCCCAAAACCAAAAAATTCCTAATGCGCGGGTTATTTCCTATGCCTTAATTCCCGATTTCCCAGAGGGGCCGCGCAAAATTCTATTTATTATTGGCGGCGGAGTAGCTGGTATTTTCTTAGGTATCATTGCCGCCTTCAGTATAGACTTGATCGACCGCTCAGTTAAGACTGTTAAAGAAGCTAAAGAAGTCTTGAGATATACCGTTTTAGGAGTCATCCCCACATTAGGTAGAAACGGTAAAGACGATACACCCATACCAGGACTTGATAGAGCTGTTCCCAAAATCATTGGTAGAGATATCCCTTACTTTCCTCTAGGTGACGCATATCAGATACTACAAGTTAATTTAAAGTTCCTCTGTTCCGATAAACCACTCAAAAGTATTGTAGTCACCAGTTCCGTCCCTAAAGAAGGCAAGTCAGAAGTATCGGCAAATTTAGCTGTAACTATGGCTCAGGCGGGTCGTCGGGTGTTGTTGGTAGATGCAGATATGCGCCACCCCATACAACATCATATTTGGGATCTATCTAATGCGATCGGGTTAACCAATGTCTTGATTGGTCAAGTTACTTTAGATGAAGCAGTACAAGAAGTAATGCCAAATTTAGAGGTACTTCCGTGCGGAATTCTACCACCTAATCCTGTAGCCATGTTAGATTCTCAACGCATGGCCACATTGATGAGTAACTTTGCTAGGGATTACGACTTTATTATCTTTGATACACCACCCCTAACAGGCATAGCAGATGCGGCTGTGTTAAGTACCCTGACTGATGGCATTTTATTAGTTGTTCGTCCAGGGGTAGTTGATTTTAATAGTGCTAATGCGGCTAAAGAATTTTTAACTCAGTCTGGTCAAAAGGTTTTAGGCATAGTCATCAATGGAGTGAATATTAAAAATGAACCGAACGGTTACATTTATTCCTCAAAATACAGACAACTTGAACCAGATTCACTATCTAGTAGCTTGAGCAAGTTGTCTAGAAAAAGTTGA
- a CDS encoding glycosyltransferase family 2 protein, whose translation MDTKKIKTSCLINNYNYAAFLSEAVASTLRQTVKFDEIIIVDDASTDNSAEVIAKFAQQADIKYILKEKNQGQLSSFNEAFLNASGDIIFFLDADDAYEPEYLETVLNFYNRRSECDFVFCAYKKFGAVEGTFQDYEIDVDLGYSVIRTLCNGEWIGSITSTLSMRRDILRKVLPIPNTEDWRVRADDCLVWGASLVGAKKFYLSQPLVRYRIHQNNQFHNSKFVNTDKDYEYKRFWKRNSLFNYILQKNNLELPFLLAFTSLNELKTIPCPNNQDFISYLKIIFLFEKNVYWKIKGIFLLFNYLGKFLLNGKLQIR comes from the coding sequence ATGGATACAAAAAAAATCAAAACGTCTTGCTTAATTAATAATTATAATTACGCAGCATTTCTGTCAGAAGCAGTTGCTAGTACTTTACGGCAGACAGTTAAATTTGATGAAATTATTATTGTTGATGACGCATCTACAGATAACTCTGCTGAAGTGATCGCTAAATTTGCTCAACAAGCAGATATTAAATATATATTAAAAGAAAAAAATCAAGGTCAATTATCCTCATTCAATGAAGCTTTTTTAAATGCCTCTGGAGACATCATCTTTTTTTTAGATGCTGATGATGCTTATGAACCTGAGTATTTAGAAACTGTTCTGAATTTTTATAATAGACGTAGCGAATGTGATTTTGTATTTTGTGCCTATAAAAAATTTGGAGCAGTAGAAGGCACATTTCAAGATTATGAAATAGATGTAGATTTGGGTTACTCAGTCATTAGAACTTTATGTAATGGCGAATGGATTGGCTCTATAACTTCAACATTGTCAATGCGTAGAGACATCCTGAGGAAAGTTTTACCTATTCCCAATACAGAAGATTGGCGCGTTAGGGCTGATGATTGTTTGGTGTGGGGAGCTTCTTTAGTGGGGGCGAAGAAATTTTATTTATCTCAACCTTTAGTAAGGTACAGAATACATCAAAACAACCAATTTCATAACAGTAAATTTGTAAATACAGATAAAGATTACGAATATAAGAGATTTTGGAAGCGCAATTCATTATTTAATTACATCCTGCAAAAAAATAATTTAGAGTTACCTTTTTTATTAGCTTTTACATCGCTGAATGAGCTAAAAACAATACCATGTCCTAATAATCAAGATTTTATATCGTATTTAAAAATAATATTTCTGTTTGAGAAGAATGTGTATTGGAAAATTAAGGGCATATTTTTATTATTTAATTATCTTGGCAAATTTTTGCTGAATGGAAAACTACAAATAAGGTAA
- a CDS encoding O-antigen ligase family protein, with the protein MNVKLPEKILTILLLLIAVGALTIHPAQEISTSPLGGDKLDTLFNIVSYLILFFFIISYWKGFLYVITKEPLQFILLGIVILSLLWSEDIRTALNYTRGLIRIYLLAIYLAMRYSIREQMRLIALALGVATLLSLFFSAFLPDYIHKAPELAGMWSGIYGHKNELGYMMAWSAGIFLHLALSNYQYTWLRWILCSTATSLIILSRSTTSLTILLTIILLLPFYRFFKKTNYKLQVIMIGLALILLTLSTILLMTNIENIVGTSGKDLTFNGRVDLWEPIISKVWERPWFGYGYYGFWNSSEAANVRATYEWASNSHNGFLEMLLDIGFLGFLVFAAGFIRFFVLALGRIISVAKKPEDYWPMQMLIIIVIVNFSEARLLTPSWNWLMYITTSLSLGLSYQRIRMGIKEELI; encoded by the coding sequence ATGAATGTAAAGCTACCAGAAAAAATATTAACTATATTACTATTATTAATTGCTGTAGGCGCATTAACAATACATCCTGCACAAGAAATTTCAACCTCCCCTTTGGGCGGTGACAAGCTAGATACTCTATTTAATATAGTTTCATATTTAATTCTCTTCTTCTTTATCATCTCTTACTGGAAAGGTTTTTTATATGTCATTACCAAAGAGCCTTTACAGTTCATTTTATTAGGAATAGTTATATTGTCTCTTTTGTGGTCTGAAGATATCAGGACTGCTCTGAACTATACAAGAGGGCTAATCAGAATATATTTATTAGCAATATATTTAGCAATGCGCTATTCCATAAGAGAGCAAATGAGACTCATAGCTTTAGCTCTTGGTGTAGCCACATTATTATCTCTGTTTTTCTCTGCATTCCTGCCAGATTATATTCACAAAGCGCCTGAATTAGCAGGAATGTGGAGTGGAATTTATGGACATAAAAATGAACTAGGATACATGATGGCCTGGAGTGCAGGAATTTTTCTGCATCTAGCTTTGAGTAATTATCAATATACTTGGTTGAGGTGGATATTATGTAGTACAGCTACATCCCTCATTATCCTTTCCCGATCTACAACATCTTTGACAATTTTATTAACAATAATCCTGCTTTTACCTTTTTACAGATTTTTCAAAAAAACCAATTATAAATTACAAGTTATCATGATTGGTTTAGCCTTAATACTACTCACACTTTCTACAATATTACTGATGACTAATATTGAAAATATAGTGGGTACTTCAGGTAAAGATTTAACTTTTAATGGGCGTGTTGACCTCTGGGAACCAATAATTTCCAAGGTTTGGGAAAGACCTTGGTTCGGTTATGGATATTATGGGTTTTGGAATAGCTCTGAAGCGGCTAATGTTAGAGCGACCTACGAATGGGCGAGTAATTCCCATAATGGTTTCTTGGAAATGTTATTAGACATAGGATTTTTAGGCTTCTTGGTATTTGCAGCCGGATTTATACGATTTTTTGTCCTAGCACTAGGTCGAATTATTTCAGTAGCCAAAAAGCCAGAGGATTATTGGCCGATGCAAATGTTAATTATCATTGTTATCGTCAATTTTTCCGAAGCTAGATTACTAACTCCTAGTTGGAATTGGTTAATGTATATCACAACTTCCTTATCCTTAGGTCTTAGCTATCAGCGAATACGTATGGGTATCAAAGAAGAGCTTATATAG
- a CDS encoding flippase translates to MLSKLRLSNLSKLKSHSRLRAIIANAGWLFADRILRMGASLVVGVWIARYLGVQQYGLFNYALAFVTLFTPVLTLGLDEIVVRHVVRESSNKEEILGTTFWLKLLGGIASVLLAVGITIFLGEREFLKISLVAILAIAGIFRAADTIELWFQSQVQSKYAVIAKNIAFLLNTLIKVALILTKAPLLAFAWVTLAEFAMNAVGLAIVYQYKGFSFLSWRWNFQVAKTLLKESLPLIFSGFAIMIFMKIDQIMLGQMIGDKEVGIYSAAVRLSEIWYFIPGAIVPSVAPSIYAAKDQSDKVYYQRLGQLFRLLTCIAVAIAVPMTFLSDKIVMVLFGNGYAGAGAILAVHIWTSIFVFLGFASSPWFIAEGLNHVTLGKTVFGAILNIILNFLLIPQYSGLGAAIATIISQAAAAFLCNAFDRRTQKIFKIQLQSLLLFYKY, encoded by the coding sequence ATGCTAAGTAAATTGAGGCTGTCAAACTTATCTAAATTAAAATCTCATTCTCGGTTACGTGCCATCATTGCTAATGCTGGTTGGTTATTTGCCGATCGCATCTTGCGTATGGGTGCAAGCCTGGTGGTGGGAGTGTGGATAGCCCGCTATTTAGGGGTGCAACAGTATGGTCTATTTAACTATGCACTAGCCTTTGTTACTTTATTTACTCCTGTTTTGACTTTAGGTCTAGATGAAATAGTGGTTCGCCATGTAGTGCGTGAATCATCAAATAAAGAGGAAATTTTAGGAACCACATTTTGGCTAAAACTTTTAGGAGGAATTGCCTCTGTATTATTAGCAGTTGGTATTACGATATTCTTGGGTGAACGCGAATTTTTGAAGATATCGTTAGTGGCTATTTTAGCAATAGCGGGAATTTTTAGGGCTGCGGATACTATTGAGCTATGGTTCCAGTCGCAGGTGCAGTCAAAATATGCTGTTATTGCTAAAAATATAGCTTTTTTATTAAATACTCTGATCAAAGTAGCCCTGATTTTAACAAAAGCACCATTATTAGCATTTGCTTGGGTAACCTTGGCCGAATTTGCCATGAATGCAGTTGGTTTAGCTATTGTTTACCAGTATAAAGGCTTTTCATTTTTGTCATGGCGTTGGAATTTTCAGGTTGCTAAAACACTCCTCAAAGAGAGTTTACCTTTAATTTTTTCTGGCTTTGCCATCATGATTTTTATGAAAATTGACCAGATCATGTTGGGTCAAATGATTGGGGATAAGGAGGTAGGAATTTATTCTGCGGCTGTGCGGCTATCAGAAATTTGGTACTTTATCCCCGGAGCGATTGTCCCCTCTGTAGCTCCATCAATTTATGCAGCGAAGGATCAGTCAGATAAAGTTTACTATCAGCGTCTAGGACAATTGTTTCGGCTGCTAACTTGTATAGCTGTAGCGATCGCTGTGCCAATGACTTTCCTTTCTGACAAGATAGTTATGGTGTTATTTGGTAATGGATACGCAGGTGCTGGCGCAATACTCGCCGTACATATTTGGACTTCTATATTTGTATTCCTTGGTTTTGCGTCATCACCTTGGTTTATTGCCGAAGGGTTAAATCATGTAACTCTAGGTAAGACTGTATTTGGGGCTATATTGAACATTATTCTCAACTTCTTGCTGATTCCCCAATATTCAGGACTTGGTGCGGCGATCGCCACAATTATATCCCAAGCTGCGGCAGCTTTCCTTTGCAATGCTTTCGATAGAAGAACACAAAAAATATTTAAGATTCAATTGCAGTCACTTCTGCTGTTCTATAAATATTAG
- a CDS encoding glycosyltransferase family 4 protein gives MNVLLINKSDIDGGAARAAYRLHCGLRNIGIKSQMLVQEKLTNDKTVIAPEIRLFQGIARAKLTFETLPLKFYPRRSNNPYSVQWLPDTVASKVAKIAPDIIHLHWIRGGFMQIETVAKLKQPLVWTIHDTGDFTGGCHVIGECDRYQFSCGACPQLNSDHEQDISRWIWQRKAKAWKNLNITLVSPSRWLAECARSSPLFQNLPIEVIPHGLDTQKYRPISQHSAREILNLPQDKKLVLFGAIQATSDRNKGFHLLQPALQQLSQSAWRDNLEIVIFGASQPEKPIDLGFKTHYLGHLHDDISLATVYSAADVMLVPSLQESFGQTASESLACGTPVVAFNATGLKDIIDHQQNGYLAKPYEAEDFAQGINWVLENEQRLQKLSFYAREKAEREFTLELQARRYSALFQEILHNKN, from the coding sequence ATGAATGTTTTACTAATTAATAAATCTGATATTGATGGTGGTGCAGCTCGTGCAGCCTATAGATTGCATTGTGGACTAAGAAATATTGGGATCAAGTCGCAGATGCTGGTGCAAGAGAAACTGACTAATGACAAAACAGTAATTGCACCCGAAATTAGACTATTTCAAGGAATTGCTAGAGCAAAACTGACATTTGAAACCTTACCATTAAAGTTTTATCCTCGGCGCAGTAATAACCCATATTCGGTTCAGTGGTTGCCTGACACTGTAGCTTCTAAAGTGGCAAAAATCGCTCCTGATATTATCCATTTGCACTGGATTCGAGGAGGATTTATGCAAATAGAAACAGTCGCAAAGCTGAAACAACCTCTAGTTTGGACTATTCATGACACAGGGGATTTTACTGGAGGATGTCACGTTATTGGAGAGTGCGATCGCTATCAATTTTCCTGCGGAGCTTGTCCTCAACTCAATAGTGATCATGAACAAGACATATCACGTTGGATATGGCAACGTAAAGCCAAAGCTTGGAAAAATCTGAATATCACTTTGGTTTCACCCAGTCGTTGGTTAGCAGAGTGCGCTCGCTCTAGTCCTTTGTTCCAAAATCTTCCCATAGAAGTGATTCCTCACGGACTAGATACGCAAAAATACCGTCCCATCAGTCAACATTCTGCGCGGGAGATACTCAATCTACCCCAAGATAAAAAACTGGTACTGTTTGGAGCGATACAAGCAACCAGTGATAGAAATAAAGGGTTTCATCTTTTGCAGCCAGCTTTACAACAATTAAGCCAGTCTGCTTGGCGAGATAACTTAGAAATAGTCATTTTTGGCGCATCCCAACCCGAAAAACCCATTGATTTAGGCTTCAAAACCCACTATTTAGGACACTTGCACGATGATATATCGTTAGCAACAGTCTACTCAGCAGCAGATGTAATGTTAGTACCATCTCTGCAAGAGTCTTTTGGACAGACAGCCTCTGAATCACTCGCTTGTGGTACTCCGGTTGTGGCATTTAATGCCACTGGCTTAAAAGATATTATTGACCATCAGCAAAACGGCTATTTGGCTAAACCTTATGAAGCCGAAGATTTTGCTCAAGGAATTAATTGGGTACTGGAAAATGAGCAGAGACTGCAAAAACTGTCATTTTACGCCAGAGAAAAAGCTGAACGAGAATTTACTTTAGAGCTGCAAGCTCGCCGCTATTCAGCCCTTTTTCAGGAAATATTACATAACAAAAATTAG